The stretch of DNA ACAGGGGAATCCCTACGAGTGCACGGCTGATGATGCGGCTTATTCCACTTTCCTGCTGGAAGACGACATCATCGCTCATTTCAATTCTTCCTGGACAGTTCGCGTCCGCCGGGATGATTTGTTTACTTTGCAGGTTGATGGAACAGAGGGGTCGGCAGTGGCAGGTTTGCGGCATTGTGTGTATCAATCCTACGAGGATACGCCGCGCCCGGTCTGGAATCCGGATGAAGACAGCGAAATTAATTATTTCGACACCTGGAAACCGGTTAAAGGACAGGATTTTTACGAGAATGCTTTTAAAGCGCAATGGGAATTATATTTGAAACACCTTGTGGCGGACGAGCCGTTTCGCTGGAATCTATTGGAAGCCGCCAAGGGCGTACAACTGGCGGAAAAAGGGATTGAAGCATGGGAGAAAAGATGCTGGGTTGATATTCCTGAATTGAAGGAGTGAACAAAAACTACTATTGTAATCAGCTA from Calditrichota bacterium encodes:
- a CDS encoding gfo/Idh/MocA family oxidoreductase, translated to QGNPYECTADDAAYSTFLLEDDIIAHFNSSWTVRVRRDDLFTLQVDGTEGSAVAGLRHCVYQSYEDTPRPVWNPDEDSEINYFDTWKPVKGQDFYENAFKAQWELYLKHLVADEPFRWNLLEAAKGVQLAEKGIEAWEKRCWVDIPELKE